The genomic segment CATAATAGTTTATATAAAGAAGCAATTGAATGGGGAGGATGGTTATGCAATTTTATTATGGGCAGCAGATGCCTTTACGCATATTAGATGAAGCGGAGTTTTGGAAGCATCAGGAAGAAGAACACACAGTTGTTATTAGGGAACTGGTAAAAGGGTTGGAAAAGAAATACGTCGACGCGCTTAATGAATGGGAAAAAGCGCTTTCCGAAACACACCAAAGAGTGGTCAGCTTTATAGAAACGGTTACTCGTTCAAACTATTATTTACCGGCAAAACTCTACCAGCAAGTTATGCAGCTTACGTCATTCTGCATGGATCAAAGCTTGCAATTTATTGAGCTATGCCGGCAAATTAAAAACCATAGTGCCGTAGTAAGTAAAAATCAAACAGCTAAAGTAGTCCTCGATCATATTATCCGGGAATCAGAATATTTTATAGGTATTGCCAGAGCGCTTTTGTATAGTAGAAATTAATCGAAGGTCCTTGTAGAAAAAGATGCTGCAAGGGCTTTTTGTATATGCCATTTACTGTGAAGAGAGGATAGAAGAGCTGGCTCCAACTGGCATTTTGTTTTTATTCATTTCAGAATTTAAAAGGAATTCCCTCTACTTTGTCAAATTAGACTATATCCTATCTTGAATGAGTTGAAGCTATTTTTTATGCAAGAGGTGAAAACAATGACGAAACCATGGTTGAACTACTGGCCGGAAGGTGTACCCCAAACGATTGATTACGGCACGCGTTCATTGCCTGCCATTGTCTTGGAAAATTGCAAGCGGTGGCCGGATAAAACCGCGATTATTTATTATGGATGCGAAATCAGTTATCAAGAATTAGGCAATGCAATGAAAAGGTTTGCTGCATGGCTGCAAAATAATGGTGTTCAAAGAGGTGACCGTGTAGCGATATATATGGAAAATACACCGCATTTTGTCATAACCTATCATGCCATCTTAGCAGCTGGCGCTGTCGCTGTATGCTTAAACCCAATGTTTAAGGAGACTGAGCTGGAATACCATTTAAATGACAGCGGTGCAGAGACATTAATTACATTAGCCGGTCTGTTCCCAATTTATAAAAGCGTCAAGGGCAAAACGAAAGTTAAACGAGTAGTTGTAGGGAAAATCGCAGATTATTTACCG from the Pueribacillus theae genome contains:
- a CDS encoding DUF2935 domain-containing protein, whose product is MQFYYGQQMPLRILDEAEFWKHQEEEHTVVIRELVKGLEKKYVDALNEWEKALSETHQRVVSFIETVTRSNYYLPAKLYQQVMQLTSFCMDQSLQFIELCRQIKNHSAVVSKNQTAKVVLDHIIRESEYFIGIARALLYSRN